The stretch of DNA AACTTCACGGGCGAGGATGTTGCCGTAGACGACGCACGTGCCGCTACCCCTTATCCTCACCACCCCAGCGCCCTCCGGCTGCTCGCTACGGGCCATGGCACCGACGTCGCCGTTCACGAAGGTGTTCCCGTCGGCCAGCGAGAAGCTCACGTAGCCACCCGAAAGAATGTTCCCCGAGACTATGCTGTCCTCCTTTATTTCTACCGAGTCGAAGGCCATCATATCGTTGAGTTGAACGATGTCTGAGTCGGCCACGATCTTCCTGACGGCAACTATGGGTTCAGCGCCCCTGTATCCCCCAAGGATGTGAACAATATCCCTCGTTGAGTCGTACTTCAGCTTCTCTTCCTCTGGGAACCTCCTCTTCAGCAAACCAGGCATCTACCTCACCCCCTCCACCATTTTAGCGATAACGCCTTTCTCGTCCGGCTCCTTAGCTTCCGACATCAGCGCGCTCAGCTTCGACTTGATTTTATCCGTATCCACCTTCAGCGGAAAGCCCTCGAGCCGGCCGCTAACGTAGCTCACCAGCCTATCCTCGATGCTCAGCGGCTTGTTCTCGTCAAGCCTAGGCCCGAAGGTTTCGACAACAGGCTCTTCCCGCTCACCCTTGAACGTTACCCTTACCCTTGTAACGGGGAGAAACAGCACAGTCTCCCTCTCCTTGACGGAGACCGGCTTAAAGGCGAATCTCAGAAGCTGGCCGCTAACCCTCTCGTACGTCGTGCTCGCCTCGGAGAGTTTTTCCTTTGCCTTCGACAGCGCCGCTTTGATCTTTTCTAACGACTCAATCCTCCTCGAGATATCGGTCTCGACTGCAAGCCTCACAATATCCTTGTCCACGTACTCTGGCTCTAGCAGTTGGTACATGCTCCTGATGTCCTCCATCAAGCTCAGAGTCATATCCATGAGGCGGAACTCATCCTGCGAAATACTGACGAACTGGTCGAAAACGTTGTCCACGGTTTGAAGGTAGGCCCTCATAATCTCCAGGTAGTGCTCTTTGAAGCCGCTCTCAGCCTCCTTAAGCCTCTCCTCCACGTACTTGAGATACTCCTCCATGCTCTTCAGCTTGGTGCTAGACTCCAAGTACTCCATCGAAAGTAGCATAGCCTTCAAGTAGATGAGCCTGATAGCCACGTCACGCCTGTTTTCCTCCAACCTGCTGTGTATGTTTCCCAAAGTGGCGCTCATCGCAGAGGATATGCTTACGAGCCTCTCAAGGTAGCTGGTGAGCGCTCTCTCCAAGGTGAGGACCTCGCCCCTCAGCTCCCTTATCTCCGCCCTCATGGTGTTGATAGCCTGCATTATCCTTTCGGACTCGGACACGGGCTTCTCACCTCTCCCCCTCTATTGAGGATAGGATCCTCGTGATAGCGCTCGTGTCGAAACCTGTGAGGGTTGCGACAGTCTCGGCTCCGAGCAGCGGCACGAGGGTGTTTCTGAGACCTTCAATGTACTTCTCAAGCCTCTTAACCTCCGCCTCCGCGTCGAGCTTCCTCTGAATGTACATCTGAACCATCTGCTGGTAAATACCCGCAGTCGTCTTCCTCTCATCCTTCGTCCTTCTGGAGTCAACCACTTTCGTGCCGAGCTCCAGGGCCCTGTCCTCTATCTTATCTGCGTACTCGTTAAGGAGACCCATGTAGCCCTTCACCACGGGTAGGAGCAGCCTCTTCATGTAGATACCCTCCCCCGGCGGGATAACCGAGCCGCACCGACCGCACCTGATAGTCGGCTCCTCGAACAGAGACTCCTTGCGGACTTCGATCATCTCGTCGGCTCCCGTCGCCACCAGCGAAAAGTACCTCAAACCCTGCCGGTACCCCTCCTCCATTTCCTTGAGCTCGGCTTTCTTGGAGACGCCAGGTAGGGGGAGAAGCCTGTAGCTCTTCTCGACGAGCTCTGACCACCTCTTCCCCACCTCCTCTGCGGCAACCGGATACGGGCTAACAATGTCAGGGTCCTCGTTAACGCCACCCAGAACCCGAGCAAAAACCCACCTCCTGAAATCCAGCTCGGCCATGTACCTGTCTATGTACGTCTCAGCGCACCTCGGGCAGAAGATCACGTTGTGCCAGAACATGAGCAGCGTCGGGCTCATAGGCACGGTGACCTCGATAAGCTCCTTGACAGCCTCCTCCACAAGGCTCGCGTAAATGTCGCTCCTCTCCTCGAGCTGCCTAGCCTCCTCGATAAAGCGCGAAATGTCCCTTAAAGTCTTCACGGTAGCTTCAATGCTCTCGAGTTCGGCGAATTGCCCGACAACTCTATCCAAGTCGTCTCTAGTAAATCTCCCCTCAGGAAGCCCCGGTTGAAGCTTAACCTCACCCCCCAGAGCCTTATCCACAAGCTTCGCCACATCCTCCCCAGCTCCCTCCAGCCCCAGCAAGACCTCCTCCTCCTCGATCGACGAAAGCATCCTCGTAGTAGCCTCCTCCACGGCCTCCCTGAGAAGCTCCTCGGGGCTCCTTGTGGAGAGAACCTTCTCCCAGAGCTTCATCTCCGAGAGGGCCCTATACACCTTGTAGCCCGCGTCCTTCTCCCGCAAGATCCCCTCTACGTATATTTCCTCACCCGCCTGAAGCCTTTCAAAACCCTCTGACAGCGCGCTTCTATCAGCAACGTACGAAAGCCTGACCCTTTCACCCTCAGACCACGGCGCGACCATAACACACCCAGCCGCGTCTTCCAGCCTGTAGACGCCAACCGGAACATAAACCTTGAAAGCCTCAACCCTAACCTCCGGTACGCTGAAACTCCTTATCCTCTTCCCCAGCTCCCCGATCTCTCTGAAAATATTATCCAGAGTCTTACTTAACGCGTCCTTTTCATTCTTCAGCCTCACTAACTCTTTTTGGATGCTCAGCACCCTAGAATGCTGAGAGAATGCATACACCAAGGCTATTAATGAAACCAAGAACATGAAAACGCCAACATCAGCGGCCCTGCTCGCCATGAATAGCAGTGTCAGCAGTAAAAACAAAGCCCCAACCAAACCTGAGAAAAGCCTGTAAGTCTCCGCCGTGGCGAGCTCCTGCACGTAGCGATTAGACAGCTCGTCGATCTCTCTTATCCTCTTCTTCGCCTCTCTCCCCCTCCTCTCCAGGTCCCTGAGCCTGCTCTTAAGCTCCCGGTACTCCATTAAAACAGCTCTGAACTTGTTTGAGATTATAGAGGTTGCGCGTTCAACGACGTCGTCCTCGTAAGCTAGCAGGGAATTAGGGAGAACTAAGCTCTCCCTCGCCATGTTTATTACAGTTCAATATAAAAATTTAAGCATTACCCCGCCCCCAAAAATAGTAAGTTCAAAAACCGGAACTCCCCCAGAGCAGAGGCAATTTACCAAATATAAGCTCATTCATTAAATCCTAAAATCTACTTCAAAAAAGATAGAGAGTCTGTGAAGGTCGGCAGGTGTGAAACTGATAGGCGTAAGAAAGATCAACTCCGTTCTGCCGGTATTGACCTCAAGCCTAAAGGAATTACACGTCCAAGCAACTGGCGCACAAACAAATTCCGAAGACAGCCTGCCCCAGAAAGATTAAATAGCAATTTTTGCGACCCTTAACAGAGGCATGGCGAAAAAATTTGCGCCTCATCCTCGTCATATTCCTCTTCGTTATGCACTTTCTCCTAGTTACAGCTATGGGCCAGCCGGCAAGCTGCCCCTCCTTTACCCGTTATCGGGGCAACGAGATCAGACTCCACGTCGACAGCAGGTACGCGGAGGTTACAGCGTGGTTCACCCCCGTCGACCTGGACTGGGCTACTTTTCGCGCCCAGTGCTTCGACCCAGACCCCTCATACTGGTACAGCGGCCTCCTAAACAGGGTCACAGGCATGTTCGCCCTCAGCCAGGCTCAGCTTCTCGGCTACGGGGCCAGCGACTCCTCGAGGCAGGTCTACGTCGCGGTGGGCTTCTACTTCTCCTGGTCGAGCTACTACAGCGAGGATGACGGCGTCCTGAAGTTCAGGGACGTGTTCAAGCCAGGCGGCGGCTACTTCGACGAGGTGCACGTCTACTCCGACAAGCCGGTCTACGGGTGGGAGCCCACTCCAACCCGCTACACGAGCCAGGAGGCCCACTGGCTCAACCCGAGCTACAGCGCCGCGCCGTCCTGGTACATCGTGTACCTCTGGCCCGTCCCCAAGGTGACGGTGAGGGTAGAGGGCCTGCCCTCGTCGTACAGCGTCCAGCTGAGTATCGACGGCAAGCCGGTGGGTTACGTCCGCGGGGGGAACAGCCAGGTGTTCAGGGTCAGCGGCGCGAATGTTAGCGTCGGCGTGCAGCCCGTCGTAGACGTCGATGAGAAAACAAGGTACCGCGTCGACCGGGACACTATCTCCGCCAGCGCGGGGGGAGAGGCTGTGTTCCGCTACTACAGGGAGTTCCTCGTGCGCACCGATACCTCCCCCTCAGGCGTGGAAATCACCGTCGGAGGGGCGTCGTGCAGAACGCCCTGCTCTACTTGGGTCAGGGAGGGAGACACGCTGAGCGTAACCGTGCCGGAGAGGGCACTTGAGAGCTCCTTGTCAACCACCAGAACTTACTACGCTTTCACGGGGTGGAGCGACGGGTCCAGCGAGCGTAGCAGGTACATTACGATCCAGACCCCCTTGAGCATCACCGCGTCCTATACGAGGGTGACAGAGCACTACGTGAGCGTTGTAGCGAGCCCGCCTGAGGCTTCAAGGGGTGTTTCGGGGTCGGGCTGGTACCGCGAGGGCTCTGTGGCCACGTTAAGGGCGAACGAGACAATACAGGTCAGCGACTACGAGAGGCTCAGGTTCCTCGGGTGGTCCACCGGAGAGACTTCCGGGCTCATAACCAAGGCCGTCAACTCACCCCTCAGCATAGAGGCTAGGTATGAGCGGGAGTACAGGGTTGAGGTGCGGAGCGACTTTGGGGTCGTGTTCGGCTCAGGCTGGTACCGCAGTGGCGATGAAGCAAGGGTGGGGTTGGAGGGCCTCAAGGACGGCTACTACTACAGCCCCGACGGGAAGGCTAGGTACAGGTTCCAGGGCTGGAGGGTTCTGAGGAGTAGCATCCAGCCTCCCAGCACCCCCATCCTCGCGCTCAAGGTAGACGGCCCGGTAATCCTCCAGGCAGAGTTCGGGTCACCAGAGTACTACGTCTGTGTAGACGGGAACTGCGAGTTCCTGAGCGAAGGGTCAGCGATATCCCCGCGGGAAGATGAGCCAATACTCGGAGGCCTTATGAGAAAGGTGTTCGAGGGCTATCTAGACCCTTTCGGGAGGAACCTCGGGCGTAGCCCTGCGGTGAACGGTCCTATGGTGTTGTCTAGCGCGTACAGGA from Infirmifilum sp. NZ encodes:
- a CDS encoding cullin; amino-acid sequence: MSESERIMQAINTMRAEIRELRGEVLTLERALTSYLERLVSISSAMSATLGNIHSRLEENRRDVAIRLIYLKAMLLSMEYLESSTKLKSMEEYLKYVEERLKEAESGFKEHYLEIMRAYLQTVDNVFDQFVSISQDEFRLMDMTLSLMEDIRSMYQLLEPEYVDKDIVRLAVETDISRRIESLEKIKAALSKAKEKLSEASTTYERVSGQLLRFAFKPVSVKERETVLFLPVTRVRVTFKGEREEPVVETFGPRLDENKPLSIEDRLVSYVSGRLEGFPLKVDTDKIKSKLSALMSEAKEPDEKGVIAKMVEGVR